A stretch of the Orcinus orca chromosome 1, mOrcOrc1.1, whole genome shotgun sequence genome encodes the following:
- the KISS1 gene encoding metastasis-suppressor KiSS-1, which yields MNSLVSWQLTIFLCAVSFRETLEKATPMENPRATGPRLRPPALLASGAQSPRCAERKPAAAGPSPRGASLCPPPESSAGPQLPGLCAPRSRLIPAPRGAVLVQREKDLSAYNWNSFGLRYGKRHTAPPGSRGQGAGRG from the exons ATGAACTCGCTGGTTTCTTGGCAGTTGACGATTTTCCTCTGTGCCGTCTCCTTCAGGGAGACATTAGAAAAGGCGACGCCCATGGAGAACCCTAGAGCCACAG GCCCGCGGCTCAGACCTCCGGCGCTCCTGGCCTCCGGGGCGCAGAGCCCGCGGTGCGCGGAGAGGAAGCCCGCCGCTGCCGGGCCGAGCCCTCGGGGGGCCTCGCTGTGCCCTCCACCCGAGAGCTCCGCTGGGCCCCAGCTGCCGGGCCTGTGCGCCCCCCGCAGTCGCCTGATCCCCGCCCCGCGCGGCGCGGTGCTGGTGCAGCGGGAGAAGGACCTGTCCGCCTACAACTGGAACTCCTTCGGTCTACGTTACGGAAAGCGACACACTGCGCCGCCCGGCAGCCGCGGCCAAGGCGCCGGGCGGGGCTGA